Within the Stenotrophomonas sp. 610A2 genome, the region CGGCGGCATCTACTGGACCACGCGCAAGCCCGCCGCACCGTCACTGGCGACCTCGCCGGTCAGCCGCGGCAACCTGGAACAGACCGTCGACGCCACCGGCGTTATCGACGCCTACAAGCTGGTCAGTGTCGGTGCGCAGGCCTCCGGCCAGATCAAGGTGCTGAAGGTGCAGCTCGGTGATGTGGTCAAGCAAGGCGACCTGATCGCCGAGATCGACTCGGTCACCCAGGAGAACAGCCTGAAGAACGCCGAGGCGGCGTTGGAAAACATCCGCGCCCAGCGTGCGGTGCAGACCGCCTCGCTGAAGGAATCCGAGCTGGCCTTCGCCCGCCAGAAGGAAATGCTGGCGGCCGAAGCCACCTCACGCGCCGACTACGAGTCGGCCGAGGCCAACCTGGCCAGCACCCGTGCGCAGATCCGTGCGCTCGATGCGCAGATCCGCCAGCGTGAAACCGAGCTGGGCACCGCCCAGGCCAACCTCGGCTATACCCGCATCACCGCGCCCATCGATGGCACCGTGGTCGCGGTGGTTGCCGAAGAAGGCCGTACGGTCAACGCCAACCAGTCCGCGCCGACCATCGTCAAGCTGGCACGACTGGATCTGGTCACCGTGAATGCCGAGATCTCTGAAGCCGACGTGGTCAAGGTCAAGCCCGGCATGCCGGTGTACTTCACCATCCTCGGCAACCCGGACCACAAGTACGAAGCCAAGCTGCGTACGGTGAACCCGGCGCCGGCCTCGATCAGCACCGACAGCACCACCTCCAGCAGTTCGTCCTCGTCCAGCTCCAGCACGGCCGTGTACTACAACGCACTGTTCGACGTCGAGAATCCGGACGGCACGCTGCGCATCGATATGACCGCCCAGGTCTCGGTGATGCTGGCGCAGGCCAAGGATGCGCTGTTGATCCCCACCGTCGCACTCGGCCCCAAGGTGCCGGAAGGCGGCCGTGGCCCCGGCGCGAATGCCGCCAATGGCGAGCAGCGCGCCGCCCGCAGCAAGCAGGAAGGCCAGCGCCAGCAGCGTCGCCAGCCGGATGCCGCCGCACTGGCAAAGAGCAACAGCTACGTGGTCCGCGTGGTCAACAAGGACGGCCAGCCGGAGCCGCGCACGATCAAGGTCGGCCTCAACAACGGCTCCAACGTCGAAGTGCTGGAAGGCCTGAAGGAAGACGAGCTGGTGGTGGTCGGCGAAGTCACCGCCGGCGAAAAATCCAGCAGCAGCAACCAGCGCGGCCCGATGGGCCCGATGATGGGTGGTCCGCGCCGATGAGCCAGCCGCTGCTGCAACTGCGCGACCTGCGTCGCGAGTTCCCGGCCGGCGAGGAAACCATCGCCGTGCTCAAGGACGTCAATCTCGACATCCATGCCGGCGAGATGGTCGCCATCGTTGGCCAGTCCGGCTCGGGCAAGTCGACGTTGATGAACATCCTCGGCTGCCTGGACCGCCCCACCGTGGGCTCGTACAAAGTGGCCGGGCGTGAAACCGGCCGCATGCAGCCGGACGAACTGGCCGAGCTGCGCCGCGAGCATTTCGGTTTCATCTTCCAGCGCTATCACCTGCTGGGTGATCTGGACGCACGCGGCAACGTCGAAGTGCCGGCAATCTACGCCGGCACCCCGCACGAGGCACGGCGCGAACGGGCTGAAGCCCTGCTTACCCGCCTTGGCCTGAGCGACCGCATGGGCCACAAGCCGGGCCAGCTGTCCGGCGGCCAACAGCAGCGCGTTTCCATCGCGCGTGCGCTGATGAACGGTGGCGAGGTGATCCTGGCCGACGAACCCACCGGCGCGCTGGACAGCGCATCGGGCGAAGAAGTGATGAGCATCCTCGGCGAGCTGCATGCCGAAGGCCAGACCATCATCATCGTCACCCACGACATGCATGTGGCCGAGCACGCCCAGCGCATCATCGAGATCCGCGATGGCGAGATCATCGCCGACCGTCGCAACGACAAGGTGCCGGCACTGCAGACCCAGCAACGGGCCGAGCCAGTGCGCACCGGTGGCAGTGCCTTCCAGGCCGCCCGCGATCGCTTCGTCGAAGCCTTCCGCATGGCCTTGCTGGCAATGAACGCGCACCGCCTGCGCACATTCCTGACCATGCTCGGCATCATCATCGGCATCGCCTCGGTGGTGTCGGTGGTGGCGATGGGCAATGGTTCGCAGCAGCAGATCCTGCAGAACATCTCCTCGCTGGGCACCAATACCATCGACGTCTACCCGGGCCGAGGCTTCGGCGACATGCGCTCGGCCCGCGTGCAGACACTGAAGAGCAGCGATGCCGAGGCACTGGCCACGCAGAGCTACATCGACAGCGTTACCCCCAGCGTGTCCAGCTCGGTGACCGCGCGGGTCGGCAACAAGGCCGCGTCGGCGCAGGTCGCCGGCATCGGCGACCAGTACTTCCGGGTCAAGGGCATGACCCTGGTCAGCGGCCGCTACTTCGACGAAAGCGAGGTCAAGGGCCTGGCGCAGGTGGTGGTGATCGACGAGAACACGCGCACCCAGTTGTTCGGCACTGACGACCCGCTTGGCAAGGTCGTGCT harbors:
- a CDS encoding efflux RND transporter periplasmic adaptor subunit, which codes for MKLLPSSRRNRILLAVAIVALIAGGIYWTTRKPAAPSLATSPVSRGNLEQTVDATGVIDAYKLVSVGAQASGQIKVLKVQLGDVVKQGDLIAEIDSVTQENSLKNAEAALENIRAQRAVQTASLKESELAFARQKEMLAAEATSRADYESAEANLASTRAQIRALDAQIRQRETELGTAQANLGYTRITAPIDGTVVAVVAEEGRTVNANQSAPTIVKLARLDLVTVNAEISEADVVKVKPGMPVYFTILGNPDHKYEAKLRTVNPAPASISTDSTTSSSSSSSSSSTAVYYNALFDVENPDGTLRIDMTAQVSVMLAQAKDALLIPTVALGPKVPEGGRGPGANAANGEQRAARSKQEGQRQQRRQPDAAALAKSNSYVVRVVNKDGQPEPRTIKVGLNNGSNVEVLEGLKEDELVVVGEVTAGEKSSSSNQRGPMGPMMGGPRR
- a CDS encoding MacB family efflux pump subunit → MSQPLLQLRDLRREFPAGEETIAVLKDVNLDIHAGEMVAIVGQSGSGKSTLMNILGCLDRPTVGSYKVAGRETGRMQPDELAELRREHFGFIFQRYHLLGDLDARGNVEVPAIYAGTPHEARRERAEALLTRLGLSDRMGHKPGQLSGGQQQRVSIARALMNGGEVILADEPTGALDSASGEEVMSILGELHAEGQTIIIVTHDMHVAEHAQRIIEIRDGEIIADRRNDKVPALQTQQRAEPVRTGGSAFQAARDRFVEAFRMALLAMNAHRLRTFLTMLGIIIGIASVVSVVAMGNGSQQQILQNISSLGTNTIDVYPGRGFGDMRSARVQTLKSSDAEALATQSYIDSVTPSVSSSVTARVGNKAASAQVAGIGDQYFRVKGMTLVSGRYFDESEVKGLAQVVVIDENTRTQLFGTDDPLGKVVLLGNVPARVIGIAKRQSMGFGGSTNLNVWVPYTTVMARMLGQSYLSSITLRIKDDTPMDAAQSAITKLLTLRHGTEDFFLSNTAEIRETIESTTKTMTLLIGAIAAIALVVGGIGVMNIMLVSVTERTREIGVRMAVGARQSDIRQQFLIEAVLVCLLGGVLGIALALSIGWAFQTFGASFTLLFSTGSIVAAFACSTLIGVAFGFLPARNAAQLDPVEALARE